In Streptomyces nodosus, one DNA window encodes the following:
- a CDS encoding RDD family protein produces MDNRQAIGSWLSGPRAAIEEAGADLGHRGEQLGLPQEGPGSIARPGRRIGALAVDWGLCLLIAYGLLSDGYDQATGNWALLVFFVLSILTVGTVGFTPGKRLFGLRVVAVDTGRVAPLRVLARTVLLCLAVPALIWDRDGRGLHDRVARTVEVRI; encoded by the coding sequence GTGGACAACAGGCAAGCAATCGGATCGTGGCTCTCCGGTCCCCGCGCGGCCATCGAGGAGGCCGGGGCGGACCTCGGACACCGGGGAGAGCAGCTCGGTCTTCCACAGGAGGGGCCGGGCTCGATCGCCCGCCCGGGCCGGCGCATCGGAGCCCTCGCCGTCGACTGGGGGCTGTGCCTCTTGATCGCATACGGCCTGCTGAGCGACGGATACGACCAGGCGACCGGGAACTGGGCCCTGCTCGTCTTCTTCGTGCTCAGCATCCTGACGGTCGGCACCGTCGGGTTCACCCCCGGCAAGCGACTGTTCGGGTTGCGGGTGGTGGCGGTGGACACCGGCCGGGTCGCCCCGCTGCGCGTCCTGGCCCGCACGGTCCTGCTCTGCCTGGCCGTTCCGGCGCTGATCTGGGACCGCGACGGCAGGGGCCTGCACGACCGGGTGGCGAGGACGGTCGAGGTCCGCATCTGA
- the glnA gene encoding type I glutamate--ammonia ligase, with protein MFQNADETKKFIADEDVKFVDIRFCDLPGVMQHFTVPVEAFDPDEELAFDGSSIRGFQAIHESDMALRADLATARVDPFRRDKTLNINFFIHDPITGEQYSRDPRNVAKKAEAYLASTGIADTAYFGPEAEFYVFDSVRFATSANESFYHIDSEAGAWNTGAVEDNRGYKVRYKGGYFPVPPVDHFADLRAEISLELDRNGLKVERQHHEVGTAGQAEINYKFNTLLAAADDLQLFKYIVKNVAWRNGKTATFMPKPIFGDNGSGMHVHQSLWSNGDPLFYDEAGYAGLSDMARYYIGGILKHAPALLAFTNPTVNSYHRLVPGFEAPVNLVYSQRNRSAAMRIPITGSNPKAKRVEFRAPDASGNPYLAFSALLLAGLDGVKNKIEPAEPIDKDLYELAPEEHANVAQVPTSLEAVLDALEEDHEFLLQGDVFTPDLIETWVDLKRTTEIAPLQLRPHPHEFELYFDV; from the coding sequence ATGTTCCAGAACGCCGACGAAACCAAGAAGTTCATCGCGGACGAGGACGTCAAGTTCGTCGACATCCGTTTCTGCGACCTGCCGGGCGTCATGCAGCACTTCACGGTGCCCGTCGAGGCGTTCGACCCGGACGAGGAGCTGGCCTTCGACGGATCCTCGATCCGCGGCTTCCAGGCCATTCACGAGTCCGACATGGCGCTGCGCGCGGACCTGGCGACCGCCCGGGTCGACCCCTTCCGCCGCGACAAGACGCTGAACATCAACTTCTTCATCCACGACCCGATCACGGGCGAGCAGTACTCCCGTGACCCGCGGAACGTGGCGAAGAAGGCCGAGGCCTATCTCGCCTCCACCGGGATCGCCGACACGGCGTACTTCGGGCCCGAGGCCGAGTTCTACGTCTTCGACAGCGTCCGCTTCGCCACCAGCGCGAACGAGTCCTTCTACCACATCGACTCCGAGGCCGGCGCCTGGAACACGGGCGCCGTCGAGGACAACCGTGGGTACAAGGTCCGTTACAAGGGCGGCTACTTCCCGGTCCCGCCGGTCGACCACTTCGCCGATCTGCGCGCCGAGATCTCTCTGGAGCTGGACCGGAACGGCCTGAAGGTCGAGCGCCAGCATCACGAGGTGGGCACCGCGGGCCAGGCCGAGATCAACTACAAGTTCAACACGCTGCTCGCCGCCGCCGACGACCTCCAGCTCTTCAAGTACATCGTGAAGAACGTCGCCTGGCGCAACGGCAAGACCGCGACCTTCATGCCGAAGCCGATCTTCGGCGACAACGGTTCGGGCATGCATGTCCACCAGTCGCTGTGGAGCAACGGCGACCCGCTGTTCTACGACGAGGCCGGTTACGCGGGCCTCTCGGACATGGCCCGCTACTACATCGGCGGCATCCTCAAGCACGCCCCGGCGCTGCTGGCCTTCACCAACCCGACGGTGAACTCCTACCACCGCCTGGTGCCGGGCTTCGAGGCGCCGGTCAACCTGGTGTACTCGCAGCGCAACCGGTCCGCGGCGATGCGTATCCCGATCACGGGCTCCAACCCGAAGGCCAAGCGTGTCGAGTTCCGCGCGCCCGACGCCTCCGGCAACCCCTATCTGGCGTTCTCCGCCCTGCTGCTCGCGGGCCTGGACGGCGTCAAGAACAAGATCGAGCCGGCCGAGCCGATCGACAAGGACCTCTATGAGCTGGCTCCCGAGGAGCACGCCAATGTGGCGCAGGTCCCGACCTCGCTCGAGGCCGTCCTCGACGCCCTCGAGGAGGACCACGAGTTCCTTCTCCAGGGCGACGTCTTCACCCCGGACCTGATCGAGACCTGGGTCGACCTCAAGCGCACCACCGAGATCGCCCCTCTGCAGCTGCGTCCGCACCCGCACGAGTTCGAGCTCTACTTCGACGTGTGA
- the htpX gene encoding zinc metalloprotease HtpX yields MRSRFRSDRRLTVRMTVTLFLLGLLYVAFVAALIALLKSWVLVVVIAALALGAQYWFSDRIALYAMHGRIVEREEYPQLHGVIDRLCAVADMPKPLVAVSGMDMPNAFATGRNPDHAVVCVTTGLLRRLEPDELEGVLAHELSHVAHKDVAVITVASFLGVIAGLVVRFAFYSELFGRGRRDQNTVVVLGAVMGVSALVYAISFLLIRALSRYRELAADRAAAHLTGRPSVLASALTKVTGDISRIPTRDLRTAQAFNAFYFTPAFGAEPGLSRLFSTHPTLEQRLEQLARISTELGEAAAPGKAG; encoded by the coding sequence ATGCGGAGCCGGTTCCGGAGCGATCGGCGGCTGACCGTGCGGATGACGGTCACGCTGTTCCTGCTCGGTTTGCTGTATGTGGCGTTCGTCGCCGCGTTGATCGCGTTGCTGAAGTCCTGGGTGCTGGTCGTCGTGATCGCGGCGCTGGCGCTGGGCGCGCAGTACTGGTTCTCGGACCGGATCGCGCTCTACGCGATGCACGGGCGGATCGTGGAGCGGGAGGAGTACCCGCAGCTGCACGGGGTGATCGACCGGCTGTGTGCCGTGGCGGACATGCCCAAACCGCTCGTCGCCGTGTCCGGTATGGACATGCCGAACGCGTTCGCCACCGGACGCAATCCCGATCACGCCGTGGTGTGTGTGACCACCGGGCTGTTGCGGCGGCTGGAGCCGGACGAGCTGGAGGGTGTGCTCGCGCACGAACTGTCCCACGTCGCCCACAAGGACGTCGCGGTGATCACGGTGGCGTCGTTCCTCGGGGTGATCGCGGGGCTGGTCGTCCGGTTCGCCTTCTACTCGGAGCTCTTCGGGCGGGGCCGCAGGGACCAGAACACGGTGGTCGTGCTGGGCGCCGTCATGGGGGTCTCGGCGCTCGTCTACGCGATCAGCTTCCTGCTGATCCGGGCGCTGTCCCGGTACCGGGAGCTGGCCGCCGACCGGGCGGCCGCCCATCTGACCGGGCGTCCCTCGGTGCTGGCCTCCGCGCTGACCAAGGTCACCGGGGACATCTCCCGTATCCCGACGCGGGACCTGCGCACCGCACAGGCCTTCAACGCCTTCTACTTCACCCCCGCCTTCGGCGCCGAGCCGGGCCTGTCCCGTCTCTTCTCCACCCACCCGACCCTGG